Part of the Arachis hypogaea cultivar Tifrunner chromosome 6, arahy.Tifrunner.gnm2.J5K5, whole genome shotgun sequence genome, ttaTCAAATTTCGTTATTATCATGATGATGTATATAGTGAAAAAAAAAGTAGTTAACTCTAGCATAAAAAACAACCGAAAATTGTTGTGATGGAACCTAAAATCTTGACAATTGACAAATCATTTCAGTTACGATTTAAGGATAACTGCTGTGCATAGTTATAACTTATAAGTATGAACTCGTTTGCAAATAGGCATCGTTgacaaatgaaaaaaatttagggaAAAGGACATATgattatttatgtaattaatataaaataaattatttttattaatataacattatataattaaatgtatatataaaattgttttacaataaaaatatatacaagattATCTTTTAAAAGTGATAGATGATCTTTATTGCTAACAACTATTATTTACACTAATATCGTGATTTAACTTGCTAACTTTTAAATTCgttaaaataaaatagtttagAACAAAACTTGTCCTGCAaaaaatgtcaaaattaatatacATTGCATTAACATATAAACCtatattgtattttttatgtaattacatgtaaaaatatatatatattaattttaagtgTTAATTAATCTAAATGCATTTTGAAGTGAGTCAGAGAAAAACGAGGAAATTGAACTTCTTTATCTTATTGAGAATTAGAATTTCACATTTTTAAAAGCTATCTAAagttctaaacataaaacatattATTTGCCATTAACTTTTAAtacgttttaaaattattttctctctttaattatccattttttttttggtgacttcttTAATTATCCATTTAAACGCAAAGCAATATTTATGTACATTAATTTTATGaaaacattattattttataataataaaataatatctatctgagagaaaaaaaaatatcccTTACTATGATGTAGTAAATCacaagaaaattcaagaaaaatatataaaatagtgtaagtgaaagaaaaattgaaaaaaaaatgatgaaacatTTTTTCTTTGACAAAATCCATTTTGCCCTATGCCACCGAAGCACTCTCCCCCATTTTCTAGCTCAGTCTCGCTCCTAGTGCTTCCATAACTCAACCTCAGCTTCCACAAAAACCCTAAATCTGAAAAAAAGAACCTAATTTTCCACTGAAATTGAAGAATCAGACAAAATGGGAACCCTTGGGAGAGCCATATACACTGTTGGATTCTGGATTCGAGAAACCGGTCAAGCAATTGATCGCCTCGGTTCCCGTTTTCAAGGGAAATATTACTTCCAAGAGCAGCGTTAGTATTTCTTCAAATTTTCAATCTTTTAGATcgccttattttttttttcattctcagTTCAATCCCGTTTTGGATCCCATTGTTTTATTATGATCATTTCCTGTCATAGTGGATCAATGACTACAATGTAATAAAGTTTGATTTTTTGTCTGTTTTGGTATTTGAAGTTTGTTAGGACAATGATTATGGTGCTGGTTTTATAATGAAATGAATAACATGctttgaaaaagagaggggggggggggggcgggAATGTTACTTTTGCCAGAATTTAGCTGTTATTATGGATTTGAAATGATGGTTGACTCTTAGAATGAATTAGGGGATCATAATAGTATTACATTTTGTGAATGTGGTTGCATAGGATTGTTAATGTTGTATGAGTTTTGGGAAATGGATTGAAAGTGAAAGGTTCTTTGGCTTGATTACTATAACTTGTGATCCTGGCTGGCAACTAAGCACTTTAGTTTTCTCCCCTTCTTCACTCTATGTTATGCAGCTGTTAGTGCATTTGATAACCTTAGCTAAGATTGTAACTTAGTTGCTGACAACCCTGTGGTGCATAGAATTCCGATTGTGTTGCCTACCATTTTTCTCCCTAAAGAAGTACTTGTAATATAACTAAGACTGCAAAACATGAAAATCGTGTACTGgtggaaaggaaacataagatAGTAATtgctttttagagttttctttgtAATTTATGGCATGTAGTTTATAACAAGTAGCAGTGGATACTTATTCATTAAACTTATAGAAAAACTGGATTCATGTGCTGTCTTTACTGGTTTGCATAATTCCATAAgatatatatactaatctgcttCCTTCTTTTGTTTAGTGTCTAGGCATCGAACTCTGATGAACATATTTGACAAGACTCCTCTGGTTGATAAGGATGCATTTGTTGCCCCAAGTGCTTCCGTCATCGGTGATGTTAAAATTGGAGGTGGATCATCAATTTGGTATGGATGTGTCTTGAGAGGTAAGGGTTTTCACTTGATCAATTAGACATAAAAAGTACTTAGATTGTTTACTGCTTGATGCTTCAGTAACTAACAAGATCAAGTTTTGGAAGATGTTTTCTATTTGGGTTAGCAGTCAGAGCCTAAGAGGTTACCCTCCTCATAAAAAATAGATTCAAACAAAGTTTTCCCATAAACCAGCTTTCTTCTATTGGCAATATGATAAAATTGCAATACTTTGATAATCTAACGTAAATCAAAACTGAAGGTTTTGTCAAGTCTCTATGTTGTAGATCTACATAGCAATCatgtttgaatttcactttatacTTAGGTGACGTGAACAGCATCAGTGTTGGTAGCGGAACCAACATACAGGACAACTCCTTAGTGCATGTTGCGAAGTCAAATTTAAGTGGAAAGGTGTTGCCTACTATTATTGGAGACAAAGTTACTGTAGGTGAGTAATATTTTTGGATGACCATGAATATGCTACTGCATTCTACCCTTACAAGGGTGTTAAACTTTGCTTTGGGCAGGTCATAGTGCTGTTCTACATGGTTGCGTCGTTGAGGATGAGGCTTTTGTTGGTATGGGTGCAACACTACTTGACGGTGTTGTTGTTGAGAAACATGCAATGGTTGCTGCTGGATCCCTTGTGAGACAGAATTCAAAGGTTCCAAGTGGAGAGGTATGTATATGTGTGTTCAGGCTAAGCATGACTATGCTTGGGGTTTCGGATTAAAAACCATTTGTAACATACAATGCGTTGACCTGGATCAACTGGGTGAATTATAATTGTGTGttccattttatttatttttaggggATTTTACATGGATATTTAGATATGGTAAGGATAATTATGCTAGAAAtaaatcacaaaatgtaacatggaTTAGAAATATCTGAAGGGTTATTTGTTGTCAGCCACTTATTATGCCTTATTCTTTTACATATATAAAGTTTATTAAGAGGTATTTCCTCTTCTAATCTATAAATAGGCCCTTAAGAATCAACACTGAGGTGTATGCAGCAGCCTTTGATAATTATGAGGTTTTAGCAATGAATAAATAAGCAAATATGTCTAGAGAGGTTTTTGAAACCTGATGCACTTATTCTGTTTTCCAGCTTTGATTGTAACGTCTCACCCTATTATATTTCAaggttgctatatatatatatatatataatctttctTCGAAGTTTGCACCACTGCCGAAAACAATAAACCTAAAATACAAGTTTGGTTCTTAACTCACTCTTCTAGATGATACCTTAATATAGCATCCTACTCCACTTTTATTGACCATCACTTATATCTATTAAGTATGAACTAATGGCATGATTTTTGCACTCTACAACAAATATAAGTCCTATTTGATCAATTCGAAGAGCTGTTTCCCTTGAACAGTATGAATATTAATGCCTTCTAACCTGTAAGATGTATCTAAATTGCTATATCATAGATTTATGGTAATGGAAACCTTTAATGACCTCAAATGTGGAATTCAAGACACTGTTTGTTAGATTGTGAAGCTATTTTAGTATCAGAAAGCTGAAGTAGTTATTCTTATGGTTGCATTTGGATATACCTTTTCTTAAAGAAAATGAAGGGAAAAAAAGCAcctttaaatacttttaaaacaagtactctttttttttctttttttctttttttatcggATGCAACCTTtgcatatttatataaataaaaataagtaaaacCTAATTGTTTTCTATTCTAGTGTTTTAGGAATGTTATCCAAACATTATACACAAGTTTaagaaatatatttatattagaaaagtatttttcttataaaataagCTCAAACAGGTTCATCCAATTTGTTTGGTTGATTTGTTTCAAATAATGTTATGATATTATATTTGTCGTTGAAGATATGAAACAATAAACTTGCATATGTTTGTAGATATGGGCAGGCAATCCAGCAAAGTTCCTGAGGAAGCTCACTGATGAAGAGATAGCTTTTATCTCCCAGTCAGCCACCAACTATACTAACCTCGCTCAGGTGCACGCAGCAGAAAATGTGAAATCATTTGATGAAATCGAGTTTGAGAAGGGGTTACGAAAGAAGTATGCACGTAAGGACGAGGAGTATGACTCAATGCTCGGTGTTGTCCGTGAGATTCCTCCAGAGCTTATTCTTCCAGATAATATCCTACCGAAACAACAAGAAAAGTCTCTTAAAATTTGAGGTCTTCAATAGAACTCTTTTTCGAATTCCAATCCTGAAAGGACACCAA contains:
- the LOC112697985 gene encoding gamma carbonic anhydrase 1, mitochondrial-like, whose amino-acid sequence is MGTLGRAIYTVGFWIRETGQAIDRLGSRFQGKYYFQEQLSRHRTLMNIFDKTPLVDKDAFVAPSASVIGDVKIGGGSSIWYGCVLRGDVNSISVGSGTNIQDNSLVHVAKSNLSGKVLPTIIGDKVTVGHSAVLHGCVVEDEAFVGMGATLLDGVVVEKHAMVAAGSLVRQNSKVPSGEIWAGNPAKFLRKLTDEEIAFISQSATNYTNLAQVHAAENVKSFDEIEFEKGLRKKYARKDEEYDSMLGVVREIPPELILPDNILPKQQEKSLKI